The Arachis hypogaea cultivar Tifrunner chromosome 14, arahy.Tifrunner.gnm2.J5K5, whole genome shotgun sequence DNA window ATGCGGAAGGAGAATGAGAAAGAGGCGTAtgatttgaaaagttattataACAATTTCGTTAGACTTAGTTAAATATTTCGTTTGGATGTAGagctttattattttaattaataactagTATATATTTTTGTGTATATAAGATCAAAGCCAGGCCCAATAAGGCAAAAAGGTCCACCAAGTAACTGCCTCATTGAATCTCTCCTACTATTTCTACCTCATCTAGAAGGTAGATTTCAACAAACTTCCAAGATAAATGGAACGCTTATCTATTAGAAAAGATAAAACTACTTCATCAAATGTGGTTATCTACTTTATTATAAATACAATGGAACCCCTAGGTATTACTCATGTTCTaatatactaaaaacctgcttaaagcccttgctaacttaagtatcggagtctcttgcaggtaccaccttcCACCTCTTCACGAGGAACTTGAACAGGCGACACCTTGGCACTAAAGAGGTCGGACGCCACCACACAAAAGGACCTGAACCTCATGTTTAGACTTAAATCAATGTTTCAGGTAAtcataataatcaataaaattattagaaattgtTCCGTCCTGAGTGAACCGAGGAGGGTGCTTGTCTTTGAGAATTATTCGGCCTTGGCGGATTTATACGTCGGCCAGGGTTGGTGTAGCAAGCGATCCTCGGATATCTCTGAAACACGGCTgcgggagcacctgcaaaaagcactccgacgctcaagtaagaaTATGAATTTATGAGAGAGTAAAAATGTAATGACTAAGAGTGAAAACTGTGACCTGCCAGGGATTGTGCTCTCTGTGATTTTATAGGTGAGTGGTGTGAGTTAGTTGCGATGTATATGGTCGGCGTTGTTGTTAATATCTTTCGGTTTAGTGGAGTCCTGGCCTATTCTTCTTAgtggattcttttttttttggtaaaaagtCGGGGCTTGAACCCAAAAGAAAACTACAAAATAGTAACAAGTCGGGGTAAGATTGGAAGATAAGCCTGACTCAGTCAGAAGTTACCGTTAATGGATTCTGTTATTATAAATCATGATTGGAAGATAAGCCTGACTCAGTCAGAAGTTACCGTTTGCGGTTTGTACCCTGTGGCCAATATCTTAGGTCGGTTTTGATTTCCGAGATGATGTACACGTCAGAAATTATTCTACAAGAAATTTAAGGTTGAAACTATTTgataattttgtatttaatataatcaaaagatgtcatattttaaaaaatatgtttgtattaaaagaaaatattttaatttggatttcaaaACATCATTATTCACCTTTGTTTCTAACGAAAAAAGTGTATTAATATGCTAGTATTGTTGTGCACATGcataaaactaaattaataataataaatatcgacatataataaaagtaaaatggaCGAAGGACTGTTATGTCTGATAAAaaacaatattaaaaattgatttatttattaatctttttgaaaaataaaatattcgttTTTTAAATTCTTAGAAATTGATAAAGATAATTACtctgtcaaaataaaaattttataaattaatttgtgtattaattttgtttaacaactaaaatattcaattttaaaatgtttagagattaatttgagtaattattcttgaaaatttgaaataaaatccgCTAAGGCGGGTGCGGGAGATATTTTGCATTTTCATACCGCTACTATTCCTCTATGAATGTGGCGTTCAATTTTCTGAATCACCTCAAACCCTCCCTTCACAAAAAAATCCATAGGCCCACAGTAGCAGTTGATCACCTTCGTCATCACCCTCAGCCTTTCCTGGCTCAAAGTCATTCTAAACACCCATCTTAGGGTTTTAGAAACGCGGAAAAGACATGGCATTCTGGGGTAAGTTAAGTTAATTCACTCTTGATTGTTCTTTTCTGCGATTGCGACGCTGTTCAACTGTTTGTTTTGACTTGTTGGTGGATGTAGGAGTGGAGGTCAAATCTGGAAGGCCTTTTATCCATAAATATGATGATTCCAAAGGACGCCTCCATATTTCAATGGTAACACATCTTCGTTTGTATTTTTAGTTGCTCCAATTCAAGCAACCTCATTCTCATTTTTTCAGGCTACATTAGGGTTCGGTAGCGCGACCACAAGAAGCACGCTGCAGTGTAACGTAGGCAATAGGAGCCCCGTGTATCTCTGTTCTCTCTATCCTGGAAGCACTGAGTCATTGCAGTTGAATTTGGAGCTTGAGGAAGTCGATCAAGTTGTCTTCACCGTCATCGGAGCTCGCAGCATTCATCTCTGCGGTTACTATCTTGGCAGAACTTCTCGTACAGCCATCTTCCATGGAGACTCTTCGTATCCTTCACTCCCCAACTGCATTtgcctttcttttttccttttcttttaaaaatgctTCTTGTTTCCTCAGCTACTATCGACAGAGAGTCATACGGGGAGGATATTGCTGATACAGAGAATGAGAGGTCGGATTTCAGCGACGAAGATGATTTGGACGATAGTTTTATTGATGATGATCCTAATCCGGAGGTTTTCCCGCCATCTCCTATTTCCAATGGAGGCACGTTCAATGTTCATCCTTCTTAATTTTTTGCTTGTGTTTGTTACTGTTTCATTCCACTTTTCTTCACTTGATATTAATTCTTGTAAAACAGTGCCTTTTtatctttcattattttttcaattattccAATGTCTTTTGATATTCACCAATGATTAAGTTTCATAACCACATGTGACATCACTTTTATTATTGTACATGTCAGAGATGATTCGCCGATTGATAGGTAGGTAGATTTTTAAAACTCGATTGGTTTGATATCTGCATGACTGTTTCTGTTGTGACTGCAGAGGAAGCTTCTGATGATAACAAACCAGAAGGTAAGAAAAGCAAATTTGGACGGCTTAGGAAGAAGTATTATTCAGTAGAGTCAGATGACGATGGTGATGGGGGTTTTGAggaaaaaataattgtaaatgaTACTATGGATGACCAGATGAAAGAAAGTGATAACGAAGATAGCCTGCTGATTTCATCTCTTTACAAGGTTAAAGCTCGCCAAAGGATCTCAGATGACGAAATTAATGCCAGTGATAGTGGAGCATTTGATGCAAGGAACAAGAACTACGAAGATGATGGTGATGGTAATATTCAAACAGATTTGGAAACTGACAATATCCTTCAAGATAGTCAGAGGGATAGGTGAGTGTCACCAATTATAAATTATAGTTTGTGTGCATGCTTGCTTTCATTGGCTATAATCTtttgcaagtttttttttttttttttttttaccttattcATGAATTTGTTTCTTCAAACAGGGAAGCAGCTGTGTCGGACAAAGAGAAAGATGTTGGGGatgttaaaaaatcaaaaaagaaaaagaaggaaaagcaaAAAGAAACCAAAAGTTCCCCTAATGGACAATCCATAAAACTAGATAAGAATG harbors:
- the LOC112740845 gene encoding uncharacterized protein — translated: MAFWGVEVKSGRPFIHKYDDSKGRLHISMATLGFGSATTRSTLQCNVGNRSPVYLCSLYPGSTESLQLNLELEEVDQVVFTVIGARSIHLCGYYLGRTSRTAIFHGDSSESYGEDIADTENERSDFSDEDDLDDSFIDDDPNPEVFPPSPISNGEEASDDNKPEGKKSKFGRLRKKYYSVESDDDGDGGFEEKIIVNDTMDDQMKESDNEDSLLISSLYKVKARQRISDDEINASDSGAFDARNKNYEDDGDGNIQTDLETDNILQDSQRDREAAVSDKEKDVGDVKKSKKKKKEKQKETKSSPNGQSIKLDKNEKDKPKFDKMTQDILAGKEQNKDGADDDKQTETVDKMLSLSEDSLLISPTFKIKSRRKIFDEENHKTGDDEAFNASNKNDQDGGDSIVQTTFETNNVIQDSQMQREAALSDKKKDVGDVKKSKKKKKEKETKSSPNGHSINLDKSEQDKPKIEVTLDILTGQEQIKDGANDDKQTETVDKNLPSSEAGHVQDEKPKKKRKERQKEHMKQPTVNEDVETVAAVALPEFVEDAGKAKTKRRKKEQTNKGLHLEGERSVEDGAHDFSNGNQNEEKVKKGKSKSKSKSKGNIEA